A stretch of Bordetella petrii DNA encodes these proteins:
- a CDS encoding ornithine cyclodeaminase family protein — MIRYLSEDDVRQLLTMQDAITQVERAFTARAQGKAFDVPRVRTRQPGGHLHILQAAAPELDFIGYKAYYIQPDKSRTSLLHLINMSQGNLAAIIQSDWLGQIRTGAATAVALRTLARKNAGVLGLFGSGRHAQTQLEAACAACALSEVKVFGRDAQRVLAFCDKMAKQTGIEVRPARSREETVRGSDIILTITRSSEPLFDGRWLEPGQCIAAVGSNALDRREIDLQTVRRADLIVADSVQVAQRESGDLLGAYENGLIYWENLADLGQVLAGHRPGRVSDEQVILFESHGMALQDIYAGARILELAHGRGLGLDLPIGAR; from the coding sequence ATGATCCGCTATCTATCGGAAGACGACGTACGCCAGCTGCTGACCATGCAGGACGCGATCACGCAGGTCGAGCGGGCGTTCACCGCCAGGGCGCAGGGCAAGGCCTTCGACGTGCCGCGCGTGCGCACGCGGCAGCCCGGCGGCCACCTGCACATACTGCAGGCCGCGGCGCCGGAACTCGATTTCATCGGCTACAAGGCCTATTACATCCAGCCCGACAAGTCGCGCACGTCGCTGCTGCACCTGATCAACATGAGCCAGGGCAATCTGGCGGCGATCATCCAGTCCGACTGGCTGGGGCAGATACGCACCGGCGCGGCAACCGCGGTGGCCCTGCGCACGCTGGCACGCAAGAACGCCGGCGTGCTGGGCCTGTTCGGCTCAGGACGCCACGCGCAGACCCAGCTCGAGGCGGCCTGCGCGGCCTGCGCGCTCAGCGAGGTCAAGGTTTTCGGGCGCGATGCGCAGCGCGTGCTGGCCTTCTGCGACAAAATGGCGAAGCAGACCGGCATCGAGGTCCGGCCCGCCCGGTCGCGTGAAGAAACCGTGCGCGGGTCGGACATCATCCTGACCATCACGCGCAGCAGCGAGCCTCTGTTCGACGGGCGCTGGCTTGAACCGGGGCAATGCATCGCGGCAGTCGGGTCCAACGCGCTGGACCGACGCGAAATCGACCTGCAGACCGTGCGGCGCGCCGACCTTATCGTGGCCGACTCGGTGCAGGTGGCCCAAAGAGAATCCGGCGACCTGCTCGGCGCCTATGAAAACGGCCTGATCTACTGGGAAAACCTGGCCGACCTGGGCCAGGTCCTGGCCGGACACCGCCCCGGCAGGGTAAGCGACGAACAGGTCATCCTGTTTGAATCGCACGGCATGGCGCTGCAGGACATCTACGCCGGCGCCCGCATTCTTGAACTGGCGCACGGCCGCGGCCTGGGCCTGGACCTGCCCATCGGCGCCCGCTGA
- a CDS encoding maleate cis-trans isomerase family protein has translation MMGWRGRIGFLVPPGNPTVEPEMMQLAPDGVSLHFTRMVAHGTTGAHDGQEDRNRTQIAHLDENAALLAMVRPGVIVMAHTATSYTLGKDGEAALVERMRRAHGIPFITAFGSVLAALEHLGVRRVAYATPYNQQVTAQGKAHLEAHGLQVVSHGMLPGVSNIYDETAERAYQLARQVDSPEAQAVFLSGVGMPTLAVLDVLERDLGKPVLSSASAMMWQALRTIGVREPMPLGASLLTGRPIGKREGNP, from the coding sequence ATGATGGGATGGCGCGGGCGTATCGGCTTTCTGGTGCCGCCAGGCAACCCGACCGTCGAGCCCGAAATGATGCAATTGGCGCCCGACGGCGTATCGCTGCACTTCACGCGCATGGTGGCGCACGGCACGACCGGCGCGCACGACGGCCAGGAAGACCGCAACCGGACCCAGATCGCGCACCTGGACGAAAACGCCGCCTTGCTGGCCATGGTCAGGCCCGGGGTGATCGTCATGGCCCACACCGCGACCAGCTACACGCTGGGCAAGGACGGCGAGGCCGCGCTGGTCGAGCGCATGCGGCGCGCGCACGGCATTCCGTTCATCACGGCCTTCGGCAGCGTGCTGGCGGCGTTGGAGCACCTGGGCGTGCGGCGCGTGGCGTACGCCACGCCGTACAACCAGCAAGTTACGGCCCAGGGCAAGGCCCATCTCGAGGCGCACGGACTCCAGGTCGTGTCGCACGGCATGCTGCCCGGCGTTTCCAACATCTACGACGAGACGGCCGAGCGGGCCTACCAGCTGGCGCGCCAGGTCGATAGCCCCGAAGCGCAGGCCGTATTCCTGAGCGGCGTCGGCATGCCGACCCTGGCCGTGCTCGACGTGCTGGAACGCGACCTGGGCAAGCCCGTGCTGTCGAGCGCCTCGGCCATGATGTGGCAGGCGCTGCGCACGATCGGCGTGCGCGAGCCGATGCCGCTGGGCGCGAGTTTGTTAACAGGCAGGCCCATCGGCAAACGGGAAGGCAATCCATGA
- a CDS encoding alpha/beta fold hydrolase produces MTDPTHDAAGGAGLAYRLDDFCDGWADVPHVMLLHGIAESAEAFNGWVPHLARQWRVIRPDLRGHGRSAALQPGEMLSVASLADDIDQLARRLRLKRVHVVGAKLGAQAALELAQRRAPWMASLTLAGVLISPADALGKWLDQWTRLVDEQGVEGWARATMPGRMGGALSAAGLAWWTQYMGRAPADTVRACFRLIAASREPRALEQIACPTQVIAPVRPGQAGRFNQQPSLDEVRRWLARIPGARLAELEADSYHIAATHPDACAALTARFIKEHTS; encoded by the coding sequence ATGACCGATCCCACGCATGATGCGGCCGGCGGCGCCGGCCTGGCGTATCGCCTGGATGATTTCTGCGATGGCTGGGCCGATGTGCCGCATGTCATGCTGCTGCACGGCATCGCCGAATCGGCCGAGGCGTTCAACGGCTGGGTGCCGCACCTGGCCCGCCAGTGGCGGGTCATCCGCCCCGACCTGCGCGGGCATGGCCGGTCGGCCGCGCTGCAGCCGGGCGAAATGCTGTCGGTGGCCAGCCTGGCCGACGACATCGACCAGCTGGCCAGGCGCCTGCGGCTCAAGCGCGTGCACGTCGTGGGCGCCAAGCTGGGCGCCCAGGCCGCGCTGGAACTGGCCCAGCGCCGGGCGCCGTGGATGGCGTCGCTGACACTGGCCGGCGTGCTGATCTCGCCGGCGGACGCGCTGGGCAAATGGCTGGACCAATGGACGCGGCTGGTCGACGAGCAGGGCGTCGAAGGCTGGGCGCGCGCCACCATGCCGGGCCGCATGGGCGGCGCGCTGTCGGCCGCCGGCCTGGCCTGGTGGACGCAATACATGGGCCGCGCGCCGGCCGACACCGTCAGGGCCTGCTTCCGGCTGATCGCGGCATCGCGTGAACCGCGCGCGCTGGAGCAGATCGCCTGCCCCACCCAGGTCATCGCGCCGGTGCGGCCCGGGCAGGCCGGCCGGTTCAACCAGCAGCCGTCGCTGGACGAAGTGCGCAGGTGGCTGGCGCGCATCCCCGGCGCGCGGCTGGCCGAACTGGAGGCCGATTCGTATCACATCGCCGCCACGCACCCCGATGCCTGCGCGGCCCTGACAGCCCGGTTTATCAAGGAGCACACGTCATGA
- a CDS encoding tripartite tricarboxylate transporter substrate binding protein, whose amino-acid sequence MKPVRFISATLAAAACAAATGALAAYPDKPIVLVVPFAPGGSTTVVARAVAERAEKLLGHPIIVENKPGAGSVVGSNVVAKAAPDGYTLLVGQTGFAVNASLRKNLPYDTLKDFTPIALLADHPGVFLAQAQKPYNTFKEFIAYAKAHPGKVTYSSAGVGSWPHLSMAMFANEAGLSLVHVPYQGTGPAKADLVAGRVDVKIEAYATSRAMVEDGRLKVLAVTSTQRAAELPDKPTIAESGYPDYETSYWIGVLGPAGVPPDIVAKLQQAFTAAAKDPAVAAQMRQQSIVPRGLPAADLDALLKKEIAKWREVIEDSHMEKQ is encoded by the coding sequence ATGAAACCCGTGCGCTTCATTTCAGCCACTCTGGCCGCGGCCGCATGTGCCGCGGCAACGGGCGCCCTTGCGGCATACCCCGACAAACCGATAGTGCTGGTGGTGCCTTTTGCGCCAGGCGGATCCACTACGGTGGTGGCGCGCGCCGTGGCCGAACGCGCCGAGAAATTGCTGGGCCACCCCATTATTGTCGAGAACAAGCCCGGCGCCGGCAGCGTCGTGGGCAGCAACGTGGTGGCCAAGGCCGCGCCCGACGGCTATACGCTGCTGGTGGGCCAGACCGGTTTCGCGGTAAATGCCTCGCTAAGAAAAAACCTGCCGTACGACACGCTCAAAGACTTCACGCCGATCGCGCTGCTGGCCGATCATCCCGGCGTCTTCCTGGCGCAGGCGCAAAAGCCGTACAACACGTTCAAGGAATTCATCGCCTATGCCAAGGCCCATCCGGGCAAGGTCACGTATTCGTCGGCCGGCGTCGGCAGCTGGCCGCACCTGTCCATGGCCATGTTCGCCAACGAAGCCGGCCTGTCGCTGGTGCACGTGCCCTACCAGGGCACCGGTCCGGCAAAGGCCGACCTGGTGGCCGGGCGGGTCGACGTGAAGATCGAGGCCTACGCGACTTCGCGCGCCATGGTGGAAGACGGGCGGCTGAAAGTGCTGGCCGTCACCAGCACGCAGCGCGCCGCCGAGCTGCCCGACAAGCCCACCATCGCCGAGTCGGGGTATCCCGACTATGAAACGTCGTACTGGATAGGCGTGCTGGGCCCGGCCGGGGTACCGCCCGACATTGTCGCCAAGCTCCAGCAGGCCTTCACCGCCGCGGCGAAAGACCCTGCCGTGGCCGCGCAGATGCGGCAGCAGAGCATTGTGCCGCGCGGGCTGCCGGCGGCCGACCTGGACGCGCTGCTCAAGAAGGAAATTGCCAAATGGCGCGAAGTCATCGAAGACAGCCACATGGAAAAACAATAA
- a CDS encoding MmgE/PrpD family protein — protein MTASLSRTLGQFVHDTPFDSLPRHVVDLAKACLLDCLATAYAARDLPVPAIARRFAGQNAGKAAIIAGAQRVPAVDAAFVNATLVNGCTHDDFLQKSHPGAVVVPAALAIADERGSSGREFLTAMVLGYDLVARAYLGGPGMLPAFRATGVAGAIGAAGAAARLLGLSGSETAHALGCAAMFASGFGEGFRSGTTEVKLNVGWASRSGVSAAQLAQAGATASPTVFEGESGYYQAFARTARQAGAALENLGARFLIEDTVYKERPVCIFVQTPVHLAHQLAARHQLDAGRITRVTVRAPSLTLSNPGYQNVAPYASPLKARISARFTVAAALLGRPIDTYAYYDQTDDSQVLALADKIDLLAPGPDQQGRVDIEITCGDATYSASGMEMDTLRPSTGKVIAKFRRLTASLAPEKSERLLQTVLALQDLQQIDGLTSQLERL, from the coding sequence ATGACTGCCTCGCTTTCCCGCACGCTCGGCCAGTTCGTCCACGATACGCCGTTCGACAGCCTGCCCCGCCACGTCGTCGACCTGGCCAAGGCCTGCCTGCTCGACTGCCTGGCAACGGCCTACGCGGCCCGCGATCTGCCGGTGCCCGCCATCGCGCGCCGGTTTGCCGGGCAGAACGCGGGCAAGGCGGCCATCATCGCCGGCGCGCAGCGCGTGCCCGCCGTCGACGCGGCCTTTGTCAACGCCACGCTGGTCAACGGCTGCACCCATGACGACTTCCTGCAGAAATCCCATCCGGGCGCGGTGGTGGTTCCGGCGGCGCTGGCCATTGCCGACGAGCGCGGCAGCTCGGGCCGCGAATTCTTGACGGCCATGGTGCTGGGCTACGACCTGGTGGCGCGTGCCTACCTGGGCGGCCCCGGCATGCTGCCGGCGTTCCGCGCCACGGGGGTGGCTGGCGCCATCGGCGCGGCCGGCGCGGCCGCCAGGCTGCTGGGCCTGTCCGGGTCCGAAACCGCCCATGCGCTGGGATGCGCGGCAATGTTCGCGTCGGGCTTCGGCGAAGGTTTCCGCTCGGGCACCACCGAAGTGAAGTTGAATGTGGGCTGGGCATCGCGCAGCGGCGTGTCGGCCGCCCAGCTGGCGCAGGCCGGGGCCACCGCGTCGCCCACGGTGTTCGAAGGCGAGTCGGGCTACTACCAGGCCTTTGCGCGCACGGCGCGGCAGGCCGGGGCGGCGCTCGAAAACCTGGGCGCCCGCTTCCTGATCGAAGACACGGTCTACAAAGAACGCCCGGTCTGCATTTTCGTGCAGACACCGGTGCATCTTGCCCACCAGCTGGCCGCCCGGCACCAGCTCGACGCCGGACGCATCACGCGCGTCACCGTGCGCGCGCCGTCGCTGACGCTAAGCAACCCCGGCTACCAGAATGTGGCCCCGTATGCCTCGCCGCTGAAAGCGCGCATCAGCGCCCGGTTCACCGTGGCGGCGGCCCTGCTGGGCCGTCCCATCGACACCTACGCCTACTACGACCAGACCGACGACAGCCAGGTGCTTGCCCTGGCCGACAAGATCGACCTGCTCGCCCCCGGGCCGGACCAGCAGGGCCGGGTCGATATCGAAATCACCTGCGGCGACGCCACGTATTCGGCCTCGGGCATGGAAATGGACACGTTGCGCCCCAGCACGGGCAAGGTCATCGCCAAGTTCCGGCGCCTGACCGCCAGCCTGGCGCCAGAGAAATCCGAACGCCTGCTGCAAACCGTGCTGGCGCTGCAAGACCTGCAACAGATCGATGGGCTGACCTCGCAACTGGAGAGACTGTAG
- a CDS encoding IclR family transcriptional regulator, with amino-acid sequence MVSQRSQGGKRAAPPPAVPGPPARGGDSGTVNRVLRLLGCFAEQERWGLNDLARALNLPKATAHRLLGLCKPLNFVMQDDDGMYQPGLALYRLAGKLASEMPLNQLAEPILRDVRDRTDETVILALLDRGELQMYFSLSASPAHPLRYTIQHNRLQPLSWGATARSLLAFLSPQEIDDVIQRAEPSPLNGRPLRPDELRAALAQIRQQGYAVSHAERAPEAHGIAVPFFDSQGQVRGNLTLTVPDFRFDPAKVPGWVALLRESVAALACRLGWA; translated from the coding sequence ATGGTATCCCAACGATCCCAGGGCGGCAAGAGGGCTGCCCCGCCGCCGGCCGTGCCCGGCCCGCCGGCGCGCGGCGGCGACAGCGGTACCGTCAATCGTGTGCTGCGCCTGCTGGGCTGCTTTGCCGAACAAGAGCGTTGGGGCCTTAATGACCTGGCCAGGGCGCTGAATCTGCCCAAGGCCACCGCGCACCGGCTGCTGGGCCTGTGCAAGCCGCTGAACTTCGTCATGCAGGACGACGACGGCATGTACCAGCCGGGGCTGGCGCTGTATCGGCTGGCGGGCAAGCTGGCCTCGGAAATGCCGCTGAACCAGCTGGCCGAGCCCATTCTGCGCGACGTGCGCGACCGCACCGATGAAACCGTCATCCTGGCGCTGCTCGACCGCGGCGAGCTGCAAATGTATTTCTCGCTGTCAGCCTCGCCCGCGCACCCGCTGCGCTACACCATCCAGCACAATCGCCTGCAGCCGCTGAGCTGGGGCGCCACGGCGCGTTCTTTGCTGGCGTTTCTTTCTCCGCAGGAAATCGACGACGTCATCCAGCGCGCGGAGCCTTCGCCGCTGAACGGCCGGCCGCTGCGCCCCGACGAACTGCGCGCGGCGCTGGCGCAGATACGCCAGCAGGGGTATGCGGTCAGCCACGCAGAGCGTGCGCCCGAAGCCCACGGCATCGCTGTGCCATTCTTCGACAGCCAGGGCCAGGTCAGGGGCAACCTGACGCTGACCGTGCCCGATTTCCGCTTCGATCCCGCCAAGGTGCCCGGCTGGGTGGCGCTGCTGCGCGAATCGGTGGCGGCGCTCGCATGCCGCCTGGGCTGGGCTTGA
- a CDS encoding tripartite tricarboxylate transporter substrate binding protein, which translates to MDRRQFCAAAGLAPALFAAATQARAQGLKNGQPIVLVVPFSPGGNLDTVARAVAPELGAALGMSVVVENKPGAGGVIGASQVARAAPDGHTLLVTTPNAITVAPFMVSTDYTLKNFAAVGGLGSASQVVEVNPKGRFQTMAQLLDQARQQPGAVTMGHSGLGTTNHIALLKLEEAAGCQFTAVPFKGSAPAIAALLGSQIDAMVDQVTSSYANIKAGKLRGLVVLSAERDRFLPDVPTLAEAGVSGFTSMTQSGLVAPAGTPDGIIKQLNAALNQALQAATVRDRLHNSGSVALVTTPAQWQQLLAAELETARALHAQGKLAAH; encoded by the coding sequence ATGGATAGAAGACAATTCTGTGCGGCGGCCGGCCTGGCGCCGGCCCTGTTTGCGGCCGCGACGCAAGCGCGCGCCCAGGGCCTGAAGAACGGCCAGCCCATCGTCCTGGTAGTGCCCTTTTCGCCGGGCGGCAATCTCGATACCGTCGCGCGCGCCGTCGCGCCCGAACTGGGCGCCGCGCTGGGCATGTCGGTGGTCGTTGAAAACAAGCCGGGGGCGGGCGGCGTGATCGGCGCCAGCCAGGTGGCGCGGGCCGCGCCCGACGGCCACACCCTGCTGGTCACCACGCCCAATGCCATCACCGTGGCGCCCTTCATGGTCAGCACCGATTACACCCTGAAGAATTTCGCCGCCGTGGGCGGCCTGGGCTCGGCCTCGCAGGTCGTGGAAGTGAATCCCAAGGGCCGTTTCCAGACCATGGCGCAATTGCTCGACCAGGCGCGGCAGCAGCCCGGCGCCGTCACGATGGGGCACTCGGGCCTGGGCACCACCAACCATATCGCGCTGCTCAAGCTCGAAGAGGCGGCGGGCTGCCAGTTCACGGCCGTGCCGTTCAAGGGGTCGGCGCCGGCCATCGCGGCCCTGCTGGGCAGCCAGATCGACGCCATGGTCGACCAGGTCACGAGTTCGTACGCCAATATCAAGGCGGGCAAGCTGCGCGGGCTGGTGGTGCTGTCGGCCGAGCGCGACCGCTTCCTGCCGGACGTGCCCACCCTGGCCGAAGCCGGCGTAAGCGGCTTCACGTCCATGACGCAGTCGGGCCTGGTGGCGCCGGCCGGCACGCCGGACGGCATCATCAAGCAGTTGAACGCGGCGCTGAACCAGGCGCTGCAGGCCGCCACGGTGCGCGACCGCCTGCACAATTCGGGCAGCGTGGCCCTGGTGACTACGCCCGCCCAATGGCAGCAGCTGCTTGCCGCCGAACTCGAAACCGCGCGCGCGCTGCATGCACAGGGCAAGCTCGCCGCCCACTGA
- a CDS encoding amidohydrolase family protein: protein MTTPCLPARTGHQALAFTPPPGSCDAHAHVFGPYDRFPLDDERSYTPPPYPAETFIAHLDELGLARGVLVTGSASGTANDIVLDALARYPQRLRGVIVPRLDMDDAELDRCAAAGVRGVRANLYRLEGKAVYRNGVGLDVLQALAPRLAARGWHAQIWVHAPDLPELMPALKALKLPLVIDHMGRMSTRRGVDDPGFQFLCRQLADGALWAKISGADRNTSGGPPYHDVDPFAQAILRANSEQVVWGTDWPHINYYQPAQVPDDGALCNLLARWASPEVRQRVLVDNPARLYGFTA from the coding sequence ATGACCACACCCTGCCTGCCCGCGCGCACCGGACACCAGGCGCTGGCCTTTACGCCGCCGCCCGGCAGCTGCGACGCGCACGCGCACGTCTTCGGGCCGTACGACCGCTTCCCGCTCGACGACGAACGCAGCTACACGCCGCCGCCCTATCCCGCCGAGACATTCATCGCCCACCTGGACGAACTCGGCCTGGCGCGCGGCGTGCTGGTCACCGGCAGCGCCTCGGGCACCGCCAACGACATCGTGCTGGACGCGCTGGCGCGCTATCCGCAACGCCTGCGCGGGGTGATCGTGCCCCGCCTGGACATGGACGACGCCGAACTCGACCGCTGCGCCGCCGCCGGCGTGCGCGGCGTGCGCGCCAACCTGTACCGGCTCGAGGGCAAGGCGGTGTACCGCAACGGCGTGGGGCTGGACGTGCTGCAGGCGCTGGCGCCGCGCCTGGCGGCGCGCGGCTGGCACGCGCAGATCTGGGTGCACGCCCCCGACCTGCCGGAACTCATGCCGGCGCTCAAGGCCCTGAAGCTGCCGCTGGTCATCGACCACATGGGGCGCATGAGCACGCGGCGCGGCGTCGACGACCCGGGGTTCCAGTTCCTGTGCCGGCAGCTGGCCGATGGCGCGCTGTGGGCCAAGATATCCGGGGCTGACCGCAACACCAGCGGCGGGCCGCCCTACCACGACGTCGACCCGTTCGCGCAGGCCATCCTGCGGGCCAACAGCGAGCAGGTCGTATGGGGCACCGACTGGCCGCACATCAACTACTACCAGCCCGCCCAGGTGCCGGACGACGGCGCGCTGTGCAACCTGCTGGCGCGCTGGGCCTCGCCCGAGGTCAGGCAGCGCGTACTGGTGGACAACCCCGCGCGGCTGTACGGCTTTACCGCGTAG
- a CDS encoding fimbrial protein, whose product MYQHWIKLLVVLGALLSLPQAALALSCKDAQTQSVRRVISLTEDIYVSTGDLTPGQLLWRSENYTVTFRCVDDYNNPGGESSYLYWDPAQMMNQIDPSIAVGITYKSVNYQLVKGERQLAGAGTSPPANKANCTRYWNRSSASQCATSQQVTVTFSVYIVATGAPPPASGQVNSQGTYDLFQVDGVGGLNDRPGANYRAAISGLGRIHFISCNPDIRVRANAGNAIDFGRIASNRARAGTIERSVPFVVEINMTGPNSGNQCNNRALVGSFSTSHPVQDGTVILPRSDSGFGIVLVDAARPTSEIAMNTAVPLGVINSTVVQHDFIASLKWLSDTPRIGPFRATATIDVSFR is encoded by the coding sequence ATGTATCAGCATTGGATCAAACTGCTCGTCGTGCTGGGGGCGCTGCTGTCGCTGCCGCAGGCGGCGCTGGCGCTGTCGTGCAAAGACGCGCAGACCCAGTCAGTCAGGCGGGTGATTTCCCTGACCGAAGACATCTACGTGTCCACCGGCGACCTCACGCCGGGCCAGCTGCTGTGGCGCTCGGAAAACTACACCGTGACCTTCCGCTGTGTGGACGACTACAACAACCCGGGCGGCGAAAGCAGCTACCTGTACTGGGATCCGGCCCAGATGATGAACCAGATCGACCCGTCGATCGCGGTGGGCATCACGTACAAGTCGGTGAACTACCAGCTCGTGAAAGGCGAACGCCAGCTGGCCGGCGCGGGCACCAGCCCGCCCGCCAACAAGGCCAACTGCACGCGGTACTGGAACCGCTCGTCGGCATCGCAGTGCGCCACCTCGCAGCAGGTCACCGTGACATTCTCGGTGTACATCGTGGCCACCGGCGCGCCGCCGCCGGCAAGCGGCCAGGTCAACAGCCAGGGCACCTACGACCTGTTCCAGGTCGACGGCGTGGGCGGGCTGAACGACCGGCCCGGTGCGAACTACCGCGCCGCGATCTCGGGCCTGGGCCGCATCCACTTCATTTCGTGCAACCCCGATATCCGGGTACGGGCCAACGCCGGCAATGCCATCGATTTCGGCCGCATTGCGTCGAACCGGGCGCGCGCCGGCACCATCGAGCGCTCGGTGCCGTTCGTCGTCGAAATCAACATGACCGGGCCGAACTCGGGCAACCAGTGCAACAACCGCGCGCTGGTGGGCAGCTTCAGCACTTCGCACCCGGTGCAGGACGGCACCGTGATACTGCCCCGCAGCGACAGCGGCTTCGGCATCGTGCTGGTCGACGCGGCCCGCCCCACCAGCGAGATCGCCATGAACACGGCGGTGCCGCTGGGCGTGATCAACAGCACGGTGGTGCAGCACGATTTCATCGCGTCGCTGAAGTGGCTGAGCGACACGCCGCGCATCGGGCCTTTCCGGGCCACCGCCACCATCGACGTATCGTTCCGGTAA